From Pseudomonas alcaligenes, a single genomic window includes:
- a CDS encoding electron transfer flavoprotein subunit alpha/FixB family protein, with amino-acid sequence MSTIIRRDPRAEWIARNRLHPLHAALQIQGQVSWMGPNGIIRKNPHAAAAGFIAPSGLKRIDRSGAQQGTGGKRSSASEVEQLPLHIVEQPAFHIAVVPDMVGGRLGSHDKDLLGLARQLAGHDGAVIAVVFGEHKENAFDTAGVDRLLQLDGTAFAGYAPEARVLALSAVESQFAPRHWLLPDSRNGGGELGRRLAAKLGERPATRVWQVADGQASGRAGAGREDLIQRAPRLILASAECAEPVGDSRHEARPLNLDAAIAHCLPRLEDLGPVAVDPAAIPMAEAEFILSGGNGVQDWAQFHQAASTLGATEGASRVAVDDGHMPRSRQVGATGTWVTARVYLAVGISGAIQHLQGIGACDKVVAINRDPGCDMIKRADLAVIGDSAAILAALIERVTAHRQGAARDAA; translated from the coding sequence ATGAGCACCATCATCCGCCGCGACCCGCGTGCCGAATGGATCGCCCGTAACCGCCTGCACCCGTTGCATGCCGCCCTGCAGATACAGGGCCAGGTCAGCTGGATGGGCCCCAACGGCATCATCCGCAAGAACCCGCATGCCGCCGCGGCCGGCTTTATCGCCCCCAGCGGGCTCAAGCGCATCGACCGCAGCGGCGCCCAGCAGGGCACCGGCGGCAAACGCAGCAGTGCCAGCGAAGTGGAGCAACTGCCGCTGCATATCGTCGAGCAGCCGGCGTTCCATATCGCCGTGGTGCCGGACATGGTCGGCGGCCGTCTCGGCAGCCACGACAAGGATCTGCTCGGCCTGGCCCGCCAGCTGGCCGGCCACGATGGCGCGGTCATCGCCGTGGTGTTCGGCGAGCACAAGGAAAACGCCTTCGACACGGCCGGCGTCGATCGCCTGCTGCAGCTCGACGGCACGGCATTCGCCGGCTATGCCCCGGAAGCCCGAGTGCTGGCCCTGAGCGCCGTGGAGAGCCAGTTCGCCCCGCGCCACTGGCTGCTGCCGGACAGCCGCAACGGCGGCGGCGAACTCGGCCGCCGGCTCGCCGCCAAACTCGGCGAACGCCCGGCCACGCGGGTCTGGCAGGTCGCCGACGGCCAGGCCAGCGGCCGCGCCGGGGCCGGCCGCGAAGACCTGATCCAACGCGCGCCACGGCTGATCCTGGCCAGCGCCGAGTGCGCCGAGCCGGTCGGCGACAGCCGCCACGAGGCGCGTCCGCTCAACCTCGACGCCGCCATCGCCCACTGCCTGCCGCGTCTCGAAGACCTCGGCCCGGTGGCCGTGGATCCGGCGGCCATTCCCATGGCCGAGGCCGAGTTCATTCTCTCCGGCGGCAACGGCGTGCAGGATTGGGCGCAGTTCCACCAGGCCGCCAGCACCCTCGGCGCCACCGAGGGCGCTTCCCGCGTCGCCGTGGACGACGGCCATATGCCGCGCAGCCGCCAGGTCGGCGCCACCGGTACCTGGGTCACTGCACGGGTCTATCTGGCGGTGGGGATTTCCGGAGCCATCCAGCACCTGCAGGGCATTGGCGCCTGCGACAAGGTGGTGGCGATCAACCGCGACCCCGGCTGCGACATGATCAAACGCGCCGACCTGGCGGTGATCGGCGACTCCGCGGCGATCCTCGCCGCGCTGATCGAGCGGGTCACCGCCCATCGCCAGGGAGCTGCCCGCGATGCGGCCTGA